One Streptosporangiales bacterium genomic region harbors:
- a CDS encoding zinc-binding dehydrogenase, which translates to MPTSVGIPKTSKAAVITAFNEPLEIREIPIPDIEPGALLVRIEAASICGTDVHLWDGSLGASQPIDLPVIPGHEMVGNIVAFGDGAHTDSAGAGLELGDRIVFTHAGCGKCHHCVITGQPSLCRQRRYYIFSNCEQPPYLVGGFAEYCYVFPTSGRIKVPDDVKTEWASAASCALRSVVNSFQRLGTIEPWETVVIQGAGPLGLFATAVASHSGAGRIVVIGDPESRLALARSWGATDTISVADHPEPESRVQAVRELTGGAGSEIVMEFSGARTVFGEGLDMVRDGGRFVIIGQVGPQECLIRPTTVTRRQLTILGSWSGEAAQYWRALQFLSRTKHKFDFDQLLSNRYHLDEINVAMAKMQSYEEIKPIVLPSLAAG; encoded by the coding sequence ATGCCAACGTCCGTCGGCATCCCCAAGACCAGCAAGGCCGCAGTCATCACGGCGTTCAACGAACCGCTGGAGATCCGGGAGATCCCGATCCCCGACATCGAGCCGGGTGCACTGCTCGTCAGGATCGAGGCCGCGTCCATCTGCGGCACCGACGTGCACCTGTGGGACGGCTCGCTCGGCGCCAGTCAGCCGATCGACCTTCCCGTCATTCCCGGGCACGAGATGGTGGGCAACATCGTCGCCTTCGGCGACGGCGCGCACACCGACTCGGCCGGTGCCGGACTCGAGCTCGGCGACCGGATCGTGTTCACCCACGCCGGCTGCGGGAAGTGCCACCACTGCGTCATCACGGGACAGCCGAGCCTGTGCAGGCAGCGGAGGTACTACATCTTCAGCAACTGCGAGCAGCCTCCGTACCTGGTGGGTGGTTTCGCCGAGTACTGCTATGTCTTCCCGACCTCGGGCCGGATCAAGGTGCCCGACGACGTCAAGACCGAGTGGGCATCGGCCGCGAGCTGCGCGCTGCGTTCGGTCGTCAACTCCTTCCAGCGCCTCGGCACGATCGAGCCGTGGGAGACCGTCGTGATCCAGGGCGCGGGTCCCCTGGGACTGTTCGCCACCGCCGTTGCCAGTCACTCCGGTGCCGGGCGCATCGTCGTGATCGGGGACCCGGAGAGCAGGCTCGCTCTCGCTCGGAGCTGGGGAGCGACCGACACCATCTCGGTCGCCGACCATCCCGAACCCGAGAGCAGGGTCCAGGCCGTCCGGGAGCTGACCGGAGGTGCCGGTTCGGAGATCGTCATGGAGTTCTCCGGCGCCCGTACCGTCTTCGGTGAGGGTCTCGACATGGTCCGCGACGGGGGCCGCTTCGTGATCATCGGTCAGGTCGGCCCGCAGGAGTGCCTCATCCGCCCCACGACCGTCACCCGGCGTCAGCTGACCATCCTCGGCTCCTGGTCGGGGGAGGCGGCCCAGTACTGGCGTGCCCTACAGTTCCTGAGCCGCACCAAGCACAAGTTCGACTTCGACCAACTGCTGTCGAACCGGTACCACCTCGACGAGATCAACGTCGCGATGGCGAAGATGCAGTCGTACGAGGAGATCAAACCGATCGTCCTGCCCAGCCTCGCGGCCGGGTAG
- a CDS encoding zinc-binding dehydrogenase — translation MARGRLAYQTQPGTVEIREYELPTPRAGGLLLETVAAGICGSDVHIFAGKHPLKKMALGHEIIARVTDPSTRPLDSAGVTLSEGDRVSVVYFQGCRHCPACARGDYELCTTGYAKWMQSPDEFPHFVATCGTHYYLDPTQAFFKVPDDVSSRAATSANCALSQVFCGVDRAQVRAGNHVVIQGAGGLGLYATAVAKERGATVTVLDGADNRLETAKQFGADHVVSLNEHPTVEERRDLVFDLTEGEGADIAFDLTGVPEAIVEGVRLLRTGGCYIEIGNVLPGTSIEFDFADAARRAITIVPVIRYAPRYLRESLRFLSRNAHTLPLEQMIDRTFSLDEVTTAMEESRLRRLNRAAISFE, via the coding sequence ATGGCCAGAGGACGGCTCGCCTACCAGACCCAGCCCGGCACGGTCGAGATCCGCGAGTACGAGCTACCGACGCCGAGGGCGGGAGGGCTGCTCCTGGAGACCGTCGCCGCCGGCATCTGCGGGTCGGACGTGCACATCTTCGCGGGCAAGCATCCGCTCAAGAAAATGGCGCTCGGACACGAGATCATCGCCAGGGTGACCGATCCCTCGACGCGGCCGCTGGACAGCGCCGGGGTCACCCTGTCCGAGGGTGACCGGGTCTCGGTGGTGTACTTCCAGGGCTGCCGGCACTGCCCGGCGTGCGCTCGTGGCGACTACGAGCTGTGCACCACGGGGTACGCCAAGTGGATGCAGTCGCCTGACGAGTTCCCGCATTTCGTCGCCACCTGCGGCACGCATTACTACCTCGATCCGACGCAGGCGTTCTTCAAGGTGCCGGACGACGTGTCCTCACGAGCGGCGACGAGTGCGAACTGCGCGCTGTCCCAGGTGTTCTGCGGTGTCGACCGCGCTCAGGTGCGGGCCGGCAACCACGTCGTCATCCAGGGAGCCGGTGGGCTCGGCCTCTACGCCACGGCGGTGGCCAAGGAACGTGGCGCCACGGTCACCGTGCTGGACGGGGCCGACAACCGGTTGGAGACCGCGAAGCAGTTCGGGGCCGACCACGTCGTGTCGCTGAACGAGCATCCGACCGTCGAGGAGCGACGTGACCTCGTCTTCGACCTCACCGAAGGGGAGGGTGCGGACATCGCGTTCGACCTCACCGGCGTGCCGGAGGCGATCGTCGAGGGCGTGCGGCTCCTGCGGACCGGTGGGTGCTACATCGAGATCGGCAACGTGCTTCCAGGGACGAGCATCGAGTTCGACTTCGCTGATGCCGCGAGGCGCGCGATCACCATCGTTCCCGTCATCCGCTACGCCCCTCGCTACCTGAGGGAGTCGTTGCGGTTCCTCTCCAGGAACGCGCACACGTTGCCGCTCGAGCAGATGATCGACAGGACGTTCTCGCTCGACGAGGTGACGACGGCGATGGAGGAGTCCCGGCTGCGCAGGCTCAACAGGGCGGCGATCAGTTTCGAGTAG
- a CDS encoding FCD domain-containing protein: MVSVTTRAPELDDGGDAANGPVRYQPLERRSVPDTVADRLTAEIESGTLRPGDRLPSEPELARQFQVGRSSLREAIRKLHTLGVVEVVRGRGTFVRQPAGADRTPQFTHWSVTEGPATAEVLEVRLALELAAAGLACVRATQADIDTLAARCREHEAARGKGDRDELIHTDELVHEAIVRAAHNDLLLQAYLPLVPRLVGFRVHTLALARAEERFDPHHRAVLAAIVHRDAAAAREAVIRHIGALFGEVRAAAKTGDIPTPGANDFAAIFGTFR, encoded by the coding sequence ATGGTCTCCGTGACGACGAGAGCACCGGAGCTCGACGACGGGGGCGACGCCGCGAACGGGCCGGTCCGGTACCAGCCGCTCGAGCGCCGATCGGTCCCCGACACCGTGGCCGACCGGCTCACGGCGGAGATCGAGTCCGGCACACTGCGCCCCGGCGACCGGCTCCCGTCCGAGCCCGAGCTCGCCCGTCAGTTCCAGGTCGGCCGGAGCTCGCTGCGCGAGGCGATCCGCAAGCTGCACACGCTCGGCGTGGTCGAGGTGGTCAGGGGGCGTGGCACGTTCGTCCGGCAGCCCGCCGGCGCCGACCGCACGCCGCAGTTCACGCACTGGAGCGTGACCGAGGGACCCGCCACCGCCGAGGTCCTCGAGGTACGCCTCGCGCTCGAGCTCGCGGCCGCCGGGCTGGCGTGCGTCCGCGCCACCCAGGCCGACATCGACACCCTCGCCGCGCGCTGCCGCGAGCACGAGGCGGCACGCGGGAAGGGCGACCGCGACGAGCTGATCCACACCGACGAGCTCGTCCACGAGGCGATCGTCCGCGCCGCGCACAACGACCTGCTGCTGCAGGCCTACCTGCCGCTCGTCCCCCGCCTGGTCGGGTTCCGCGTGCACACCCTGGCACTCGCCCGCGCCGAGGAGCGCTTCGACCCGCACCACCGCGCCGTGCTGGCCGCCATCGTCCACCGCGACGCGGCCGCGGCGCGGGAGGCCGTGATCCGGCACATCGGCGCGCTCTTCGGCGAGGTGCGCGCGGCCGCCAAGACCGGCGACATCCCGACCCCTGGCGCCAACGACTTCGCGGCCATCTTCGGCACCTTCCGCTGA
- a CDS encoding LLM class flavin-dependent oxidoreductase, giving the protein MGAARVRIGVRIPPCRRADEVAAEVARAERHGFDVAWVADSQLLRRDVYAVMAVSALATERITLATAVTNVATRDPSVVASAINTVAELAPGRVLLGLGTGDSAVKPIDRRPTTRAELRSGIEAVRTLLRGDEQPYGDRRVRLRDAAGDVPVHIAASGPRTLRLAGEIADGVVTLAGISPETLSRTHAAVREGCDDAGREIGSDVELTVGAFCKVTDDIERDAAVLKPICLHMATIGGQEFLRIAGIELDAPPHVPEVYPDMVHAEDWDAAVAHASAWVTDEMAVRFAETFCLFGSVDEILARARRAIGLGATGLYLRHVGNYTLPTELIETFGADVLPALRDETAEVMR; this is encoded by the coding sequence ATGGGCGCTGCGCGGGTCAGGATCGGCGTACGCATCCCGCCGTGCCGCCGTGCCGACGAGGTGGCGGCCGAGGTCGCGCGGGCCGAGCGGCACGGGTTCGACGTCGCGTGGGTCGCCGACTCCCAGCTGCTCCGGCGCGACGTCTACGCGGTCATGGCGGTCAGCGCGCTGGCGACCGAGCGCATCACCCTCGCCACCGCCGTCACCAACGTCGCGACCCGCGACCCGAGCGTCGTCGCGAGCGCGATCAACACCGTCGCGGAGCTGGCGCCCGGCCGCGTGCTCCTCGGGCTCGGCACCGGCGACAGCGCGGTCAAGCCGATCGACAGGCGGCCGACGACGCGCGCGGAGCTGCGCTCGGGGATCGAGGCGGTGCGCACCCTGCTGCGCGGCGACGAGCAGCCGTACGGCGACCGCCGGGTGCGCCTGCGCGACGCGGCGGGCGACGTCCCCGTCCACATCGCGGCGAGCGGACCCCGCACGCTCCGGCTCGCCGGTGAGATCGCCGACGGCGTCGTCACGCTGGCGGGCATCTCCCCGGAGACGCTGTCCCGTACGCACGCGGCGGTCCGCGAGGGCTGCGACGACGCCGGGCGCGAGATCGGCTCCGACGTCGAGCTCACGGTCGGTGCATTCTGCAAGGTGACCGACGACATCGAGCGTGACGCCGCGGTCCTGAAGCCGATCTGCCTGCACATGGCGACGATCGGCGGCCAGGAGTTCCTGCGCATCGCGGGGATCGAGCTCGACGCGCCGCCGCACGTGCCCGAGGTGTACCCCGACATGGTCCACGCCGAGGACTGGGACGCCGCAGTCGCGCACGCGTCGGCGTGGGTCACCGACGAGATGGCGGTGCGGTTCGCGGAGACGTTCTGCCTGTTCGGGTCGGTCGACGAGATCCTCGCCAGGGCGAGGCGCGCGATCGGGCTCGGGGCGACCGGCCTGTACCTCAGGCACGTCGGCAACTACACGCTGCCGACCGAGCTGATCGAGACGTTCGGCGCGGACGTGTTGCCCGCGCTTCGGGACGAGACCGCGGAGGTCATGCGATGA
- a CDS encoding peptidase dimerization domain-containing protein: MNDGDFLVDTLVRLARVPSAVPLGPDTLIEPDHPTLVTYVQEHLRPAFLGVGARDVIDLPRNQLAVRFGDGDGPCLALMAYTPTQHHNLMHDPWSGRVRTPVELGVDEPCVFGQGVTQNKAHQACLLDLARRLVADGTDLEGTLYLCVNNEGRSSHDCSWAILDSLPRRPDLVVQLFCTGFNVNVGNRGRADVVVDVRGVATHSSSPPKDGRVIDAVADVVALLREHDAVVGTRSHPELGREQVVPYQVTYDPIAPHTLPASARITVDRRLVPGTDPDEAVDELRALFDGVRPHGCDVDVHRGVTMLPAFLPPDRRDVLAPLDSALRKHRGTVEHTIHGGSFDAGGPSSRGIPTVMFGVPEEADMLADDFVRLSAVHTEAAVLHDTVTNFFRQP, translated from the coding sequence ATGAACGACGGCGACTTCCTCGTTGACACGCTCGTCCGGCTCGCCCGGGTCCCCTCGGCCGTGCCGCTCGGCCCCGACACGCTGATCGAGCCGGACCACCCGACGCTGGTCACGTACGTGCAGGAGCACCTGCGCCCGGCGTTCCTCGGCGTCGGAGCGCGCGACGTGATCGACCTGCCGCGCAACCAGCTCGCCGTGCGGTTCGGCGACGGTGACGGGCCGTGCCTGGCGCTGATGGCGTACACACCGACCCAGCACCACAACCTGATGCACGACCCGTGGTCCGGACGTGTCCGCACGCCCGTCGAGCTCGGCGTCGACGAGCCCTGCGTCTTCGGTCAGGGCGTCACCCAGAACAAGGCGCACCAGGCATGCCTGCTCGACCTCGCCAGGCGACTCGTCGCCGACGGCACCGATCTCGAGGGCACGCTGTACCTCTGCGTCAACAACGAGGGCCGCAGCAGCCACGACTGCTCGTGGGCGATCCTCGACTCCCTGCCGCGCCGGCCCGACCTCGTGGTCCAGCTGTTCTGCACCGGTTTCAACGTGAACGTCGGCAACCGCGGGCGTGCCGACGTCGTCGTCGACGTGCGCGGGGTGGCGACCCACTCGTCGTCGCCGCCGAAGGACGGCCGCGTCATCGATGCGGTCGCCGACGTCGTCGCCCTGCTGCGCGAGCACGACGCCGTCGTGGGCACCAGGTCGCATCCCGAGCTCGGCCGCGAGCAGGTGGTGCCGTACCAGGTCACGTACGACCCGATCGCGCCGCACACCCTGCCGGCGTCCGCGAGGATCACCGTCGACCGCCGGCTGGTGCCGGGCACCGACCCCGACGAGGCGGTCGACGAGCTGCGTGCCCTGTTCGACGGCGTGCGCCCACACGGCTGCGACGTCGACGTGCACAGGGGAGTCACGATGCTCCCCGCCTTCCTGCCGCCCGACAGGCGGGACGTGCTCGCGCCGCTCGACTCCGCGCTCCGCAAGCACAGGGGCACGGTCGAGCACACGATCCACGGGGGCAGTTTCGACGCGGGCGGCCCGTCCTCCCGCGGCATTCCCACCGTCATGTTCGGCGTCCCCGAGGAGGCCGACATGCTCGCGGACGACTTCGTCCGGCTCTCCGCCGTGCACACCGAGGCGGCGGTACTCCACGACACCGTGACGAACTTCTTCCGGCAACCGTGA
- a CDS encoding MFS transporter produces MAVTQPVPTRNSSVRVVAASLAGTTIEWYEFFIYGTAAALVFGKLFFPTSDPLVSTLLSLSTFALAFVARPIGGIIFGHFGDRLGRKSMLVVTLSLMGGATFCIGLLPTYETIGVAAPILLVVLRVVQGISLGGEYGGAVLMSVEHAAHGRRGFFGALVQTGAAWGLLLANIVFLVISRLSDAAFESWGWRVPFLLSVVLVVLGLLIRLKLAESPDFQKVKQSGEVRRTPIKEVLAKHPVRVALLCLAYVSSGVTFYIGTVYSLSYGEVHLEVSRDTLLELVLAVNILTIIGIPFFGWLSDRVSRKAIFICGAVGMAVFPYLWFMTLDTKSFGWMLLGFLLLFLPYTANYGTMPVFFAHAFPPAVRYTGLSLGYTLGTVVGSAMAPIVATAILNATGDWPLIAVYMSGAGIVSVVAAIFLTERYAAPEPVVAATSPAGESA; encoded by the coding sequence ATGGCAGTGACACAGCCCGTCCCCACCCGCAACAGTTCGGTCCGCGTGGTCGCGGCGAGCTTGGCGGGTACCACCATCGAGTGGTACGAGTTCTTCATCTACGGCACCGCCGCCGCGCTCGTCTTCGGCAAGCTCTTCTTCCCGACGAGCGACCCGCTCGTGAGCACCCTGCTCTCACTGTCGACGTTCGCGCTCGCGTTCGTGGCGCGACCGATCGGCGGGATCATCTTCGGTCACTTCGGTGACCGGCTCGGCCGCAAGTCGATGCTCGTCGTGACGCTGTCACTGATGGGCGGAGCGACGTTCTGCATCGGGCTGCTGCCGACGTACGAGACGATCGGCGTGGCCGCGCCGATCCTGCTCGTCGTGCTCAGGGTCGTCCAGGGGATCTCGCTCGGCGGTGAGTACGGCGGCGCCGTACTCATGAGCGTCGAGCACGCCGCCCACGGGCGAAGGGGCTTCTTCGGCGCGCTGGTCCAGACGGGCGCGGCGTGGGGCCTGCTCCTCGCGAACATCGTGTTCCTCGTGATCTCGCGGCTGTCCGACGCGGCGTTCGAGTCGTGGGGCTGGCGGGTGCCGTTCCTCCTCAGCGTCGTGCTCGTCGTGCTCGGCCTGCTCATCCGGCTGAAGCTCGCCGAGAGCCCGGACTTCCAGAAGGTCAAGCAGAGTGGCGAGGTGCGGCGCACGCCGATCAAGGAGGTGCTCGCCAAGCACCCGGTGCGCGTGGCCCTGCTCTGCCTCGCCTACGTGTCGTCCGGCGTGACGTTCTACATCGGCACGGTGTACTCGCTGAGCTACGGCGAGGTCCATCTCGAGGTCAGCAGGGACACCCTGCTCGAGCTCGTGCTCGCGGTCAACATCCTCACGATCATCGGGATCCCGTTCTTCGGCTGGCTCTCCGACCGGGTGAGCAGGAAGGCGATCTTCATCTGCGGGGCCGTGGGCATGGCGGTCTTCCCTTACCTGTGGTTCATGACGCTCGACACGAAGTCGTTCGGCTGGATGCTGCTCGGCTTCCTGCTCCTCTTCCTCCCCTACACCGCGAACTACGGCACGATGCCGGTGTTCTTCGCGCACGCGTTCCCTCCGGCCGTGCGCTACACGGGCCTGTCGCTGGGCTACACGCTCGGCACCGTCGTCGGCAGCGCGATGGCGCCGATCGTCGCCACGGCGATCCTCAACGCCACGGGCGACTGGCCGCTGATCGCCGTCTACATGAGCGGCGCGGGCATCGTGTCGGTGGTGGCGGCGATCTTCCTCACCGAGCGGTACGCCGCGCCGGAGCCGGTAGTGGCGGCGACCTCTCCGGCGGGTGAGTCGGCGTAG
- a CDS encoding xanthine dehydrogenase family protein subunit M, giving the protein MTDTAAFLRPATLDEACELKAAHPDATPIAGGTDLMVGLNFGHTRPAALLDLTAVPELRAWRRTDDAVELGAGVPYARVVAELGDDLPGLARASRTVGSPQIRRRGTVGGNIGTSSPAGDALPSLLADRAVIEVRSVRGVRQVPAGEFFLGPGRNVLADDEIVVSVRLPRARGPQQFAKVGTRNAMVIAVASVAVSLDLTANAVACAVGSAAPTVVVPEPAETYAADHLDWSGRTPLHPEVAARFGELVAEGTSPIDDVRASADYRRHAVSVVARRLLGWAWAEAVRPRGTEGTR; this is encoded by the coding sequence TTGACGGACACGGCGGCTTTCCTGCGGCCGGCGACCCTCGACGAGGCGTGCGAGCTCAAGGCGGCACACCCCGACGCGACGCCGATCGCCGGTGGGACGGACCTGATGGTCGGGCTCAACTTCGGCCACACCAGGCCGGCGGCGCTGCTCGACCTGACGGCCGTGCCCGAGTTGCGCGCCTGGCGGCGCACGGACGACGCGGTCGAGCTCGGTGCGGGCGTGCCGTACGCACGCGTCGTCGCGGAGCTCGGCGACGACCTGCCGGGGCTCGCGCGTGCGTCCCGTACGGTCGGCTCCCCGCAGATCCGCCGCCGGGGGACCGTCGGGGGCAACATCGGCACGTCCTCGCCCGCGGGCGACGCGTTGCCGTCCCTGCTGGCCGATCGCGCGGTGATCGAGGTGCGGTCGGTGCGCGGGGTGAGGCAGGTGCCCGCGGGGGAGTTCTTCCTCGGACCGGGACGCAACGTGCTGGCCGACGACGAGATCGTCGTGTCGGTGCGCCTGCCGCGGGCGCGCGGACCTCAGCAGTTCGCGAAGGTCGGCACACGCAACGCGATGGTGATCGCCGTCGCGTCGGTCGCCGTCTCTCTCGACCTCACGGCGAACGCCGTCGCGTGCGCTGTCGGGTCGGCCGCGCCGACGGTGGTGGTGCCCGAGCCTGCCGAGACGTACGCCGCGGACCACCTCGACTGGAGCGGGCGTACGCCACTCCACCCCGAGGTGGCGGCGCGGTTCGGTGAGCTGGTGGCAGAGGGGACGTCGCCGATCGACGACGTCAGGGCGAGCGCGGACTACCGCAGGCACGCGGTGAGCGTGGTCGCCCGCCGCCTGCTCGGGTGGGCGTGGGCGGAAGCGGTGCGGCCGCGTGGAACGGAGGGGACGCGCTGA
- a CDS encoding 2Fe-2S iron-sulfur cluster binding domain-containing protein, translating into MRVGLEVDGKARTADDVEVGESLLFLLRERLGLPGSKNACEQGECGSCTVYLDDEAVCACLVAAGQADGRRVVTVAGLSGDDGLHPVQQAFLDAGAVQCGFCTPGLVVAVHDLLRRTPDPGDAEIREALAGNLCRCTGYEKIFDAVRAAAR; encoded by the coding sequence ATGCGGGTCGGTCTGGAGGTCGACGGCAAGGCGAGAACCGCCGACGACGTCGAGGTGGGGGAGAGCCTGCTCTTCCTGCTGCGTGAGCGGCTCGGCCTGCCGGGGTCGAAGAACGCCTGCGAGCAGGGTGAGTGCGGGTCGTGCACGGTCTACCTCGACGACGAGGCGGTGTGCGCGTGTCTCGTCGCCGCGGGTCAGGCGGACGGACGTCGCGTCGTGACGGTCGCGGGCCTGTCCGGCGATGACGGGCTGCATCCCGTGCAGCAGGCGTTCCTCGACGCGGGAGCGGTGCAGTGCGGGTTCTGCACGCCCGGCCTCGTCGTGGCGGTCCACGACCTGCTGCGCCGTACGCCCGATCCCGGCGACGCCGAGATCCGTGAGGCGCTGGCCGGCAACCTGTGCCGGTGCACGGGCTACGAGAAGATCTTCGACGCCGTCCGGGCGGCGGCCCGATGA